One window of the Roseovarius sp. THAF9 genome contains the following:
- a CDS encoding VIT1/CCC1 transporter family protein, with the protein MDWQRHRREAHRLSQTQEYLKQIVYGGNDGIVTTFAIVAGFAGAQAEGVAQIGGVAVLVFGLANLFADAISMGLGEFLSLRSQHDLYRARRVSELREIAADPEHERMELFEILRQRGLPAGEADTAATIMSRHPEIMADLMMTYEFGMQDPDEDSPVLSGLFTFLSFIVFGAIPLFPYFILEATQTTFVLSVAATAAALIALGLLRWNATGERMGRCVGETLLVGTICAVAAFGVGWLVGG; encoded by the coding sequence ATGGATTGGCAGCGGCACCGGCGCGAGGCGCATCGACTGAGCCAGACGCAGGAATACCTGAAACAGATCGTCTATGGCGGCAATGACGGGATCGTGACAACCTTCGCTATCGTGGCGGGCTTTGCGGGTGCGCAGGCCGAGGGGGTGGCGCAGATCGGCGGTGTCGCCGTCCTGGTTTTCGGGCTGGCCAACCTTTTCGCTGACGCGATCAGCATGGGGCTGGGCGAATTCCTGTCGCTGCGGTCGCAGCACGATCTTTACCGCGCGCGCCGCGTGAGCGAACTGCGCGAGATTGCGGCGGACCCCGAACACGAGCGGATGGAGCTGTTCGAGATCCTGCGCCAGCGTGGCCTGCCCGCGGGCGAGGCCGACACGGCCGCGACGATTATGTCGCGCCATCCCGAGATCATGGCCGACCTGATGATGACCTACGAGTTTGGCATGCAGGACCCCGACGAGGACAGCCCCGTTCTAAGCGGGCTGTTCACCTTCCTGTCCTTCATCGTTTTCGGGGCGATCCCGCTTTTTCCCTACTTCATCCTCGAGGCCACGCAGACAACGTTCGTCCTGTCGGTCGCGGCGACGGCGGCGGCGCTTATCGCGCTCGGCCTTTTGCGCTGGAACGCGACAGGCGAGCGGATGGGCCGCTGCGTGGGCGAGACCCTGCTGGTGGGCACGATCTGCGCCGTGGCGGCGTTTGGCGTAGGCTGGCTGGTGGGCGGCTGA
- the lipA gene encoding lipoyl synthase has translation MRDLKIPDQRHPEKAHRPNNAQPKKPDWIRVKAPVGKGYLETHRIMREHKLVTVCEEAGCPNAGECWNQGHATMMIMGEVCTRACSFCNIATGKPPEELDPFEPGRVADAVQKLGLNHVVITSVDRDDVTDGGAEHFAQTIRAIRHRSPATTVEILTPDFLHCDPAVLEVVVAAQPDVFNHNLETVPGLYPEVRPGARYFHSLRLLQRVKEMDPGIFTKSGIMVGLGEDRQAVHQVMDDMRAADIDFLTIGQYLQPTPKHHAVDRFVHPDEFAAYEKAAYGKGFLMVSATPLTRSSYHAGDDFARLRDARMAKLG, from the coding sequence GTGCGCGATCTCAAGATCCCGGACCAGCGCCACCCTGAAAAGGCGCACCGGCCCAACAATGCCCAACCGAAAAAGCCGGACTGGATCCGCGTCAAGGCGCCCGTCGGCAAGGGCTATCTGGAAACCCACCGGATCATGCGCGAGCACAAGCTGGTCACGGTCTGCGAGGAAGCGGGCTGTCCCAATGCCGGCGAATGCTGGAACCAGGGCCACGCCACCATGATGATCATGGGTGAGGTCTGCACCCGCGCCTGCTCGTTCTGCAACATCGCCACCGGCAAGCCGCCCGAGGAGCTCGACCCGTTCGAGCCGGGCCGCGTGGCCGACGCCGTGCAGAAGCTGGGGCTGAATCACGTGGTCATCACTTCGGTGGACCGCGACGATGTCACCGATGGCGGGGCGGAGCATTTCGCCCAGACCATTCGCGCCATCCGCCACCGTTCCCCCGCCACCACGGTCGAGATCCTGACGCCGGATTTCCTGCATTGCGACCCTGCGGTGCTTGAAGTCGTGGTGGCGGCGCAACCGGACGTCTTCAACCACAACCTCGAAACCGTTCCGGGCCTTTACCCCGAGGTGCGCCCCGGTGCGCGCTATTTCCACAGCTTGCGCCTGCTGCAAAGGGTCAAGGAAATGGATCCGGGCATTTTCACCAAGTCTGGCATCATGGTGGGCCTGGGTGAAGACCGGCAAGCCGTGCACCAGGTTATGGACGACATGCGCGCCGCCGATATCGATTTTCTGACCATCGGCCAGTACCTTCAACCCACGCCCAAACACCACGCCGTGGACCGCTTCGTACATCCCGACGAATTCGCGGCTTACGAAAAGGCCGCCTATGGCAAGGGTTTCCTGATGGTCTCGGCCACGCCGCTGACGCGCTCGTCCTATCATGCGGGTGACGATTTCGCCCGGCTTCGCGATGCGCGGATGGCCAAGCTGGGGTAG
- a CDS encoding DUF882 domain-containing protein: MTDQSSTSVTRRALLGAFAATTVVAAPTFSNAAGFLRGAGDIRRLTMASPRTGEKIDTIYWIEGEYIKDAVREINLFMRDWRTNDVHNIDMRTMDIMAAAHNLMDVNEPYLLLSGYRSPKTNAMLRSRSSGVAKNSRHLRGQAADLRMHSRSVNQMYRAASACRGGGVGRYSGSNFVHMDCGPVRSWGR; the protein is encoded by the coding sequence ATGACCGATCAAAGCTCGACGAGCGTAACGCGGCGTGCGTTACTGGGTGCATTTGCAGCTACGACAGTGGTCGCGGCACCAACGTTTTCCAACGCAGCAGGGTTCCTTCGAGGCGCAGGCGACATTCGCCGCCTGACCATGGCCTCGCCCCGCACCGGTGAAAAGATCGACACGATCTACTGGATCGAAGGCGAATACATCAAAGACGCGGTCCGCGAGATCAACCTTTTCATGCGCGACTGGCGCACCAACGACGTCCACAACATCGACATGCGCACGATGGACATCATGGCAGCGGCCCACAACCTGATGGATGTGAACGAGCCCTACCTGTTGCTTTCCGGTTACCGCAGCCCCAAGACCAACGCGATGCTGCGTTCGCGCTCCAGCGGCGTGGCGAAGAATTCGCGCCACCTGCGCGGCCAAGCCGCAGACCTGCGGATGCACTCGCGCTCGGTGAACCAGATGTACCGCGCGGCCTCGGCTTGTCGCGGTGGTGGCGTGGGCCGTTATTCCGGCTCCAACTTCGTGCACATGGATTGCGGCCCGGTCCGCAGCTGGGGTCGCTAA
- a CDS encoding murein L,D-transpeptidase: protein MSSALRIFGHTSIFTTIVSGLMAVVFWMSASHPAAAQVTAFKQAVAEAASDDRDLAAFYRGTDFTGIWTDQDAHMARRQALFLALQTVSAHGLPKSRYDIDALEQTLRAARTPRDVGFAEVALSKAFLNLADDMRTGVLDPRRVVPAIKRELRDYDRTRTLTAFAASNEPRQFIRQLAPSTNEYKRLMKEKMRLETLVAQGGWGPTVPGRKLEPGASGAAVTALRNRLMAKGYLGRTATQSYDARIQKAVREFQRDHGLEPDGVAGESTLREVNATAEDRLQSVIVAMERERWLNLPEGRGKRHVLVNLTDFSARIMDEDIETFRTRAVIGAKAADRQSPEFSDEMEHMIINPTWHVPRSIAVKEYLPKMKRNRNAAGHLRLVDSRGRTVSRSRINFGAYNARNFPFAIKQPPSSRNALGLVKFMFPNKYNIYLHDTPQKHLFDHETRAYSHGCIRLHQPFDFAYALLAAQEADPKGKFHGILNTGRETKVDLENHVPVHIIYRTAVTSPKGHVNYRPDVYGRDARIWSALERAGVSLPGVRG from the coding sequence ATGAGCAGCGCGTTGCGCATCTTTGGGCATACAAGCATTTTCACTACCATCGTCAGTGGCCTGATGGCCGTTGTGTTCTGGATGTCCGCGTCACACCCCGCCGCCGCGCAGGTCACTGCTTTCAAGCAGGCCGTCGCCGAGGCCGCCTCGGACGACCGCGATCTCGCCGCCTTCTATCGCGGCACCGACTTTACCGGTATCTGGACCGATCAGGACGCGCACATGGCCCGCCGGCAGGCGCTGTTTCTCGCGCTGCAAACCGTGTCCGCACACGGCCTGCCCAAATCGCGCTACGACATCGACGCGCTTGAACAGACGCTGCGCGCCGCGCGCACGCCGCGAGACGTAGGCTTTGCCGAGGTCGCGCTCAGCAAGGCGTTCCTGAACCTGGCCGATGACATGCGCACTGGCGTGCTAGACCCGCGCCGCGTGGTGCCCGCGATCAAGCGCGAGCTGCGCGATTATGACCGCACCCGCACGCTCACCGCCTTTGCCGCCAGTAACGAGCCGCGCCAGTTCATCCGCCAGCTGGCGCCCTCGACCAACGAGTACAAACGCCTGATGAAGGAAAAGATGCGGCTCGAAACTCTCGTCGCCCAGGGCGGCTGGGGGCCGACAGTGCCGGGCCGCAAGCTCGAACCGGGCGCGTCCGGTGCGGCCGTGACGGCGCTGCGCAACCGGCTGATGGCCAAGGGCTACCTCGGGCGCACCGCCACGCAAAGCTATGACGCCAGGATTCAGAAGGCCGTGCGGGAGTTTCAGCGCGACCACGGTCTGGAGCCCGACGGCGTCGCCGGCGAAAGCACCCTGCGCGAGGTCAATGCCACCGCCGAGGACCGCCTGCAGTCGGTGATCGTCGCGATGGAGCGCGAGCGCTGGCTGAACCTGCCCGAAGGACGGGGCAAGCGCCATGTTCTGGTGAACCTCACCGATTTCTCTGCCCGCATCATGGATGAAGATATCGAGACCTTCCGCACCCGGGCCGTGATCGGCGCCAAGGCCGCCGATCGGCAAAGCCCCGAGTTCTCGGACGAAATGGAACACATGATCATCAATCCGACGTGGCACGTGCCACGCTCAATCGCCGTCAAGGAATACCTGCCGAAGATGAAGCGCAACCGCAACGCCGCCGGCCACCTGCGCCTCGTCGACAGTCGCGGCCGCACGGTCAGCCGCTCCCGCATCAATTTCGGCGCCTACAACGCCCGCAATTTTCCGTTTGCCATCAAACAGCCGCCCTCCAGCCGCAATGCGCTTGGCCTGGTGAAGTTCATGTTCCCCAACAAGTACAACATCTACCTGCACGATACCCCGCAGAAGCATTTGTTCGACCATGAAACCCGCGCCTACAGCCACGGCTGCATCCGCTTGCACCAACCGTTCGATTTCGCCTACGCCCTGCTGGCCGCGCAAGAGGCCGACCCCAAGGGCAAGTTCCACGGAATCCTGAACACGGGGCGTGAAACCAAGGTCGATTTGGAAAATCACGTTCCGGTGCACATAATCTATCGTACCGCCGTGACCTCTCCCAAGGGGCATGTGAACTATCGCCCCGACGTTTATGGCCGCGATGCGCGGATTTGGTCGGCGCTGGAGCGGGCAGGGGTTTCGCTGCCCGGCGTTCGGGGATAA
- the lpxD gene encoding UDP-3-O-(3-hydroxymyristoyl)glucosamine N-acyltransferase → MSYTIDQIARALGANAMGATDIAIDGVSEPADAGRTHLALAMKPEYAETLAQGRARAALVWDGADWQALGLEAAIVAPRPRYVMSGLSTLFDPGQGWDDGIHPSAVIHESATLGDNVTVGPLAVICAGARIGANSVIGPQSFVGTDAVLGEQAFLREGARIGARVVIGDRFIAQPNAVVGSDGFSYVTPDVSGVERARQTLGDQGEIAAQSYVRINSLGAVRIGDDVEVGAHASLDRGTIRDTVIGDRTKIDNLVQVGHNCVIGTDCLLCGLVGLAGSVKVGNNVVLAGQVGVADNIFIGDNVIAGGGTKLLSNVPAGRVMLGYPAMKMDTQMEVYKYLRRIKRLFADVADLKKAVSKPDQSD, encoded by the coding sequence ATGTCATATACCATAGACCAGATCGCGCGCGCGCTCGGGGCGAATGCCATGGGCGCGACCGACATTGCCATTGATGGCGTGTCCGAACCCGCCGACGCCGGGCGGACCCACCTCGCGCTGGCCATGAAACCGGAATATGCCGAAACCCTCGCGCAGGGCCGTGCGCGCGCCGCGCTGGTCTGGGACGGGGCCGACTGGCAGGCGCTGGGGCTGGAGGCGGCGATCGTCGCACCGCGCCCGCGCTACGTCATGTCCGGGCTGAGCACGCTGTTCGACCCCGGGCAGGGCTGGGACGACGGCATTCACCCCTCGGCCGTCATTCATGAAAGCGCCACGCTGGGGGACAACGTCACGGTCGGCCCGCTGGCAGTGATCTGTGCCGGTGCCCGGATCGGCGCGAACAGCGTGATCGGCCCCCAAAGCTTTGTCGGCACGGACGCGGTTCTGGGCGAACAGGCCTTCCTGCGCGAAGGCGCACGCATCGGCGCGCGGGTGGTGATCGGCGACCGTTTCATCGCGCAGCCCAACGCGGTGGTGGGCTCGGACGGGTTTTCCTATGTCACCCCGGACGTCTCGGGCGTCGAACGCGCCCGCCAGACCCTGGGCGATCAGGGCGAGATCGCGGCACAATCCTATGTCCGCATCAACAGCCTCGGCGCGGTCCGCATCGGCGACGATGTCGAGGTCGGCGCACATGCATCGCTCGACCGGGGCACTATCCGGGACACCGTGATCGGCGACCGCACGAAAATCGACAATCTCGTGCAAGTGGGCCACAACTGCGTTATCGGCACCGACTGCCTGCTTTGCGGCTTGGTCGGGCTGGCCGGGTCGGTCAAGGTCGGCAACAATGTCGTGCTGGCCGGACAGGTGGGTGTGGCCGACAATATCTTCATCGGCGACAACGTCATCGCCGGCGGCGGCACCAAGCTTTTGTCGAACGTGCCAGCGGGTCGTGTCATGCTGGGCTACCCGGCGATGAAAATGGACACCCAGATGGAGGTCTATAAATACCTGCGCCGGATCAAGCGGCTCTTTGCCGACGTGGCTGACCTCAAGAAAGCTGTTTCAAAACCGGATCAGAGTGACTAA
- a CDS encoding acyl carrier protein: MDTKDKVIEIIAEQAVLEPSDVTMDSTLEELGIDSLGLVESIFAIEEAFDISVPFNANAPEESDFDISSVASIVAGIEKLVAEQKA, translated from the coding sequence ATGGATACCAAGGACAAGGTCATCGAAATAATCGCCGAACAGGCCGTGCTTGAACCATCCGACGTCACGATGGACAGCACGCTGGAGGAACTGGGCATCGACAGCCTCGGCCTCGTGGAAAGCATTTTCGCCATCGAGGAAGCCTTCGACATCTCGGTGCCTTTCAACGCCAATGCCCCCGAGGAAAGCGATTTCGACATCTCGTCCGTCGCTTCCATCGTGGCGGGAATCGAGAAGCTGGTGGCGGAACAGAAAGCGTGA
- a CDS encoding beta-ketoacyl synthase, protein MKRVVITGAGTINALGANVPETLQAMREGCSGISELDIRDVDRLAIKIGGQVKGYEPEERFNRQQLALYDRFTQFTLVAAREAIAQAGLKFEGELAARAGVVLGNSGGGMTTLDENYRSVYEEGKNRVHPFVVPKLMNNAAASHVSMEFNLKGPSFTVSTACASSNHAMAQAFQMVHGGLTPVMIAGGSESMLCFGGVKAWEGLRVMSKDGCRPFSANRNGMVQGEGAGIFVFEELEHAKARGAEIHAEVAGFAMSSDAADIVMPSKNGASRAISGAMLDAKINPTDVGYINAHGTGTAANDKTESAAVADVFGAHADRLMISSTKSMHGHLIGGTGAVELLACIMALRDGVIAPTINYDEPDPECALDVVPNEAREAKVDVALSNAFAFGGLNAVLALKRFA, encoded by the coding sequence GTGAAGCGGGTCGTCATAACAGGCGCGGGCACGATCAACGCGCTCGGGGCCAACGTGCCCGAAACGCTACAGGCGATGCGCGAGGGCTGCTCCGGCATTTCCGAACTGGATATCCGCGACGTCGATCGGCTGGCCATCAAGATCGGCGGCCAGGTCAAGGGCTACGAGCCCGAGGAACGTTTCAATCGTCAGCAACTAGCACTTTACGACAGGTTCACGCAGTTCACCCTAGTGGCCGCCCGCGAGGCCATCGCGCAGGCCGGCCTGAAATTCGAGGGCGAACTGGCCGCCCGCGCCGGCGTGGTGCTGGGCAATTCGGGCGGCGGGATGACCACGCTCGATGAGAATTACCGCTCGGTTTATGAGGAGGGCAAGAACCGCGTCCATCCCTTCGTGGTGCCCAAGCTGATGAACAACGCCGCGGCCAGCCACGTGTCGATGGAATTCAATCTCAAGGGCCCGTCCTTTACCGTTTCTACCGCCTGCGCGTCCTCGAACCACGCCATGGCGCAGGCGTTCCAGATGGTGCACGGGGGTCTCACGCCGGTGATGATCGCGGGTGGCTCGGAATCCATGCTCTGCTTCGGCGGCGTGAAGGCGTGGGAAGGCCTGCGCGTCATGTCCAAGGACGGCTGCCGCCCGTTCTCGGCCAACCGCAACGGCATGGTCCAGGGCGAGGGCGCAGGTATATTTGTATTCGAGGAACTGGAACACGCCAAGGCCCGTGGCGCCGAAATCCATGCCGAGGTCGCGGGCTTCGCCATGTCCTCGGATGCCGCCGACATTGTCATGCCGTCCAAGAATGGCGCCTCGCGCGCCATTTCCGGCGCCATGCTGGACGCCAAGATCAATCCCACCGACGTGGGCTACATCAACGCCCACGGCACCGGCACCGCCGCCAATGACAAGACCGAAAGCGCCGCGGTCGCGGATGTTTTCGGCGCCCATGCCGACCGGCTGATGATCTCGTCTACCAAGTCGATGCACGGCCACCTGATCGGCGGCACCGGCGCGGTCGAGCTCTTGGCCTGTATCATGGCCCTGCGCGACGGCGTCATCGCGCCCACCATCAACTATGACGAGCCAGACCCCGAATGTGCGCTCGACGTGGTCCCGAACGAGGCGCGCGAGGCAAAGGTCGACGTGGCGCTGTCGAACGCTTTCGCCTTTGGCGGTCTCAACGCGGTGCTGGCGCTCAAGCGCTTCGCCTGA
- a CDS encoding invasion associated locus B family protein, which produces MTRLLHTLPFLVLLGLGSALSAQETEETEGTADGAEATETDATGSETEAETEAQAETDDAADTAGQTDAASGLDLGREEQEDPSYIKETFDDWQLQCFRSEAGEDPCQMYQLLREEGGNPVAEFSLFKLPSEGQAVAGATIAVPLGTLLPQGLKISVDGGKAKSYNYSFCSMGGCFARIGFTQADINAFQAGAAARLTLVPAQAPDQVVEIEASLAGFTAAYNEVSVLEQ; this is translated from the coding sequence ATGACCAGACTTTTGCACACCCTTCCCTTTCTCGTTCTGCTGGGCCTCGGCTCGGCGTTGAGCGCACAGGAAACGGAAGAGACCGAAGGCACCGCGGACGGTGCCGAAGCGACCGAGACGGACGCCACCGGATCGGAGACTGAAGCGGAAACCGAAGCGCAGGCGGAAACGGACGATGCGGCGGATACCGCCGGACAGACCGATGCGGCCAGCGGCCTGGACCTGGGCCGCGAGGAGCAGGAAGATCCTTCCTATATCAAGGAGACCTTCGACGACTGGCAGCTTCAGTGTTTCCGCAGCGAGGCGGGCGAGGACCCCTGCCAGATGTATCAGCTGCTGCGCGAGGAAGGCGGGAACCCCGTTGCCGAGTTCAGCCTGTTCAAGCTGCCCAGCGAAGGCCAGGCCGTGGCGGGTGCCACGATCGCGGTGCCGCTGGGCACGCTGTTGCCGCAGGGCCTGAAGATCTCGGTCGATGGCGGCAAGGCCAAGAGCTACAACTACTCGTTCTGCTCGATGGGCGGCTGTTTTGCCCGTATCGGGTTCACCCAGGCCGACATCAACGCGTTTCAGGCAGGTGCCGCTGCGCGGCTGACGCTGGTGCCGGCACAGGCCCCCGACCAAGTGGTCGAAATCGAGGCCTCGCTGGCGGGCTTTACCGCGGCCTATAACGAGGTGTCGGTGCTGGAGCAGTAA
- a CDS encoding helicase HerA-like domain-containing protein, giving the protein MENRVFVGGGGVDYAEKQGLSLKYANRHGLIAGATGTGKTVTLQILAEGFSAAGVPVFLSDVKGDLSGLAAAGSADFKLHEAFMSRAETIGFDGYTYDSFPVTFWDLFGEQGHPVRATVAEMGPLLLSRLMQLTEAQEGVMNIAFRVADEQGLPLLDLKDLQALLVWVGENSSELSLRYGNVSRQSVGAIQRSLLVLENQGGARFFAEPALELSDLMTTSPDGRGQVNILAADKLMGAPRLYATFLLWLLSELFETLPEVGDPDKPKLVFFFDEAHLLFEDAPKALIDKVEQVARLIRSKGVGVYFITQNPDDVPEDILGQLGNRVQHALRAFTARDRKALERAAETYRPNDRFDTADAIRDVGTGEAVTSMLQDKGVPGIVERTLIRPPSSRLGPIDAAARAGVIAASPVAGKYETLLDRDSAYEILAKRAKTAAQEAEEAETAAEEKSAAEREFNAGRRYSGSRVDRSSSRSRRKSDSIGGAVMNAVVKELGGTTGRRIVRGILGGLFKGR; this is encoded by the coding sequence TTGGAAAACAGGGTGTTCGTGGGAGGCGGCGGCGTCGATTACGCCGAGAAACAGGGGCTCAGCCTCAAATACGCGAACCGCCACGGGCTTATCGCCGGGGCCACGGGCACCGGTAAGACCGTCACGCTCCAAATCCTGGCCGAAGGCTTCTCCGCCGCCGGTGTCCCGGTCTTCCTGTCGGACGTCAAGGGCGACCTTTCCGGCCTCGCCGCCGCAGGATCGGCGGATTTCAAGCTGCACGAGGCCTTCATGAGCCGCGCCGAAACCATCGGCTTTGACGGTTACACCTATGACAGTTTCCCGGTCACCTTCTGGGATCTTTTCGGCGAACAGGGTCACCCCGTCCGCGCCACCGTGGCCGAGATGGGCCCGCTTCTGCTCAGCCGCCTGATGCAACTGACCGAGGCACAGGAAGGGGTGATGAACATCGCCTTCCGCGTCGCCGACGAACAGGGCCTGCCACTTCTGGATCTCAAGGACCTTCAGGCCCTTCTGGTCTGGGTCGGCGAGAACAGCAGCGAGCTTTCCCTGCGCTACGGCAACGTCTCGCGCCAATCCGTCGGCGCGATCCAGCGCTCGCTGCTTGTGCTGGAAAACCAGGGCGGCGCCCGGTTCTTTGCCGAGCCCGCGCTGGAGCTTTCCGACCTGATGACCACCTCCCCGGACGGGCGCGGCCAGGTCAACATCCTCGCCGCCGACAAGCTGATGGGCGCCCCGCGCCTCTACGCCACTTTCCTTCTGTGGCTTCTCAGCGAGTTGTTCGAGACGCTCCCCGAGGTCGGTGACCCCGACAAGCCCAAGCTGGTCTTCTTCTTCGACGAGGCGCACCTTCTGTTCGAGGACGCGCCCAAGGCGCTCATCGACAAGGTCGAGCAGGTCGCCCGCCTGATCCGCTCCAAGGGGGTGGGCGTCTATTTCATCACTCAGAACCCCGATGACGTGCCCGAGGATATCCTGGGCCAGCTCGGCAACCGGGTGCAGCACGCCCTGCGCGCCTTCACCGCCCGCGACCGCAAGGCGCTGGAACGCGCCGCCGAGACCTATCGCCCCAATGACCGCTTCGACACCGCCGACGCCATCCGCGACGTGGGCACCGGCGAGGCGGTGACCTCGATGCTGCAGGACAAGGGCGTGCCCGGCATCGTCGAACGCACGCTCATCCGCCCGCCATCCTCGCGCCTGGGACCGATTGATGCCGCTGCCCGCGCGGGTGTCATCGCCGCCTCGCCCGTGGCGGGCAAGTACGAAACTCTCCTGGACCGCGACTCCGCCTACGAGATCCTTGCAAAACGCGCCAAGACGGCCGCGCAAGAGGCCGAAGAGGCCGAGACCGCCGCCGAGGAGAAGTCCGCCGCCGAACGCGAGTTCAATGCTGGCCGCCGCTATTCCGGCTCCCGCGTCGATCGCTCGTCGTCACGCAGTCGCAGGAAAAGCGACAGTATCGGCGGTGCCGTGATGAACGCGGTCGTCAAGGAACTGGGCGGCACCACCGGCCGCCGGATCGTGCGCGGCATTCTCGGCGGGCTCTTCAAGGGTCGCTGA
- a CDS encoding phage baseplate assembly protein V, whose product MPQSVWSPNADLVTFEVLVDGAAIPDRLLVRTLRTDHAVEAIPTATLVIADGDPAEETFEVSESATFAPGRRIELKAGYHDTNKTIFTGVILRHAISVDESGENALTLTCHDPAFKLTRTRSASMSFEKTDADVMQDLAAAAGHSADVTHTGTVKEHHAQGSASDWDYLLRLARNNGHILTVKDGTLRSAPPTLDGADLEILFGDTLMEADLNLDATAQWAGVTLSAWDAVSGTVLTATADEPQASKQGNITGTKLADAAGLRDWTSTVTETQDLAPRATALLQRIRLSRITGTVKCTGNAGLGPDTVIALAGLGARFNGDAYVSRVVHDLSGGGWTSTVTIGLPSLTDAPRAHTALWHGLQIGKLVQTHSDPTGSFHVKVTLPLVPDSADGLWVRIARPSATLSESDGLLPEEGDEVVLGFLHGDVSAAIVLGVMQPGGATP is encoded by the coding sequence ATGCCCCAGTCCGTTTGGTCCCCCAACGCTGATCTTGTCACTTTCGAGGTTCTCGTCGACGGCGCCGCGATCCCCGACCGCTTGCTGGTTCGCACCCTGCGGACCGACCATGCGGTCGAGGCGATCCCCACGGCCACCCTTGTGATTGCCGATGGGGACCCGGCCGAAGAGACGTTCGAGGTCAGCGAAAGCGCCACCTTCGCGCCGGGCAGGCGGATCGAGCTGAAGGCGGGCTATCACGACACGAACAAGACGATCTTCACCGGCGTCATCCTGCGCCACGCGATCAGCGTCGATGAAAGCGGCGAAAACGCCCTCACGCTGACCTGCCATGACCCGGCGTTCAAGCTTACCCGCACCCGCAGCGCCTCCATGTCCTTTGAGAAGACGGACGCTGACGTGATGCAGGACTTGGCCGCCGCGGCAGGCCATTCCGCCGATGTCACCCATACCGGGACCGTCAAAGAGCATCACGCACAAGGGTCTGCCTCCGACTGGGACTACCTGCTGCGTCTGGCGCGCAACAACGGACATATCCTGACAGTAAAAGATGGCACCCTGCGCAGCGCCCCGCCCACGCTTGATGGCGCGGATCTGGAAATCCTATTCGGCGACACCCTCATGGAGGCAGATCTGAATCTGGACGCCACCGCGCAATGGGCGGGCGTCACACTCTCTGCCTGGGACGCGGTCAGCGGCACGGTTCTTACCGCCACCGCCGATGAACCGCAGGCCAGCAAACAGGGCAATATCACCGGCACGAAACTCGCCGACGCGGCCGGGCTGCGTGATTGGACATCCACAGTGACAGAGACGCAGGATCTGGCCCCTCGCGCCACAGCGCTGCTGCAACGGATCCGGCTGTCACGCATCACCGGCACGGTCAAATGCACGGGAAATGCCGGCCTTGGTCCCGACACGGTGATCGCGCTAGCGGGTCTCGGGGCCCGGTTCAACGGCGACGCGTACGTGTCGCGCGTGGTTCACGATCTTTCCGGTGGTGGATGGACCAGCACGGTCACGATCGGCCTGCCGTCCCTGACAGACGCGCCCCGGGCGCACACCGCTTTGTGGCACGGGTTGCAAATCGGCAAGTTGGTCCAAACCCATAGCGACCCGACCGGTTCGTTCCATGTGAAGGTGACCCTGCCGCTGGTCCCCGATAGCGCCGACGGCCTCTGGGTTCGCATTGCCCGACCTTCCGCCACACTTTCCGAGAGCGACGGCCTGTTGCCAGAGGAAGGCGACGAGGTGGTGCTGGGTTTCCTGCACGGTGATGTAAGCGCGGCCATAGTGCTCGGCGTTATGCAACCCGGTGGCGCCACCCCCTGA